Part of the Photobacterium sp. DA100 genome is shown below.
GTCAAGGCATCCCCTTGATTTATCTTCCAGCTTGCGTTTTGCATCGTCACTACTCAATTTCAAAATATGGTTTCATTTTACAGGCAGGAGCAAGCAGTGCAATATTTGCACTTGTTGCACAATTTGAATTCGAGAGTACTGTCTCACACAGACAATATAACGCGGCAAATCACGTGACGCAGATCACGCAGATGCTTCATTCCTGATAATAAAACTATGGATCACATCATAGAATTAGCTCTCGCAATGCAAAATTTGCATCAAGATAAGCAATCAATGCAAAAGGTGGCTGAGTAATGGTAAACTGTCAAAAACAGCATCGAATAATGAGAGCAAACTCAGCGTGACGTTAAAAGACATAGCACAGCAGGCCGGTGTCTCTATCAGTACTGTTTCACGAGTACTGAATGGCACGGCAACCATTAGCCAGCCAGTGAAAGACCAGATAATGGCTATTGCCCAAGCAACAGGCTATCTAGATAAAATAAGAAAAAACAAAACGATTGAAGCCCCTTCCCTGGCCGGTAAGAAACTCCTTTTGGTCACGCCCCGAGATGCCGTGTTGAATCGTAGCGGGAACATGATTTCCTATACACTGGTCGAATCCATCAAAAAGGCATGCAACGAGCAGAAGATCGCGTTAACGTCATTCCTGACTGAAGCAAACCGCTTATCCGTGCAAAAGTTGCACCAGCTGCTGAACAAGCAGCAATACGACGGTATCGTTGTGGTCTGGGCTGATCAATCTGAGCTGCTTGCGGTTGTCAGTGAACATCATATCCCCACGGTCTTGATCAATGGGGAAGACAGGGCCATGAATGTTGACTCTGTTGGGGTAAGTAATCGTTACGGTGCGATGGCCGCTGTTAATCATCTGCTGGACAAAGGCCACCAAGACATCGGCTTGCTCAGCTATTCTGGCCGCCAGACCATTTACCTACGGGAAAATGGCTACCGTGACAGCTTGAACTGTGCCAACAAGCCGATAAAACCTGAACACCATATCACTGCTGACGATTACAGCGATGTTGCTGCTGAAGCGGCGGTTGA
Proteins encoded:
- a CDS encoding LacI family DNA-binding transcriptional regulator; this translates as MTLKDIAQQAGVSISTVSRVLNGTATISQPVKDQIMAIAQATGYLDKIRKNKTIEAPSLAGKKLLLVTPRDAVLNRSGNMISYTLVESIKKACNEQKIALTSFLTEANRLSVQKLHQLLNKQQYDGIVVVWADQSELLAVVSEHHIPTVLINGEDRAMNVDSVGVSNRYGAMAAVNHLLDKGHQDIGLLSYSGRQTIYLRENGYRDSLNCANKPIKPEHHITADDYSDVAAEAAVETWLSRYETLPVTALFCVTDGLALGAMSALQRHGYRIPEDISIVGMDGILPLDLIEPQLTTVKLPFESLPAEALRILERKICFGEKRDYHIHLELSCELVERDSVIPHQQ